ATGATGGTTTGTTCTTGTATCACTAATGGATTGAAAACTGATTTTAGTAAACTGTTCaacaagtttgatttttcagtcaagtttgaattggttaGCAAGATaaacttgatcaagtttCGATCAATTACAAGTGCCTTTGAATAAATATCAGTCAACAACTTTGTAAACCAATTCTCTCGACCTTCGTCACTGAGAACAGTGAAATTAGACTCTAAGGGGAACATCAAATCCATTTTAACGAAAGACATTTGTGGAGGCGATACTGTTTGGGAACTGTGAGCATCGCTGCCTCTGGATCCCACCATCTGCTTCTCTTTAGCACTTGAACGGCTTCGTTTCCTACCTTGTCTTCTTGTTGTCACTCCCGTCGAAATCGCTCTAATTTGGGAATGAGCATCAGTTGGCAAACCTTCAgcaaacaacaattcattCAGTTCAACATTACCCTCACTAAACATTTCgttcaatttggtcaaaTCATGCTGATCAcacaattgtttgatgttATTATCAATAATGTGTTCATTCCAAACCACACCAAGATAATGATACCTTGACTCACCCCTACTGCCTAATCTTTTGATCGGTAAATTTGGATACAccatcttgatcaatttacCCAATTTTGACTGTCCAAGTATTAATTTCTGTTGTTCATTTGCCGTGTTTGATGAACTAGGATACCTTGTAATTAACTTTTGAcagatgatgaaataaGTTTTGAATATAGATAGACGTGGTATGGAATAAGTCAGGGGGTCTTCAGCCATATTCAGTGGTACCTCAATCATCatatcattcaaaatcttAATGGCAAGAAACGTACGTAACAATTCATGATAATTTATAGAAAATAGTTTATTTGAACcgtcatcatcgtcatGGTTAGGGATAAAATCAACTAAAATAGCTGGGTTTTTAAAAACTTCCAATACTTGATTCATTATAGATGCGGCTGAATCATGAGAGTGTAAAGCAATTGGAGTCTTGTCgattttttgattgtaattgaaatttgcaGCATTGAGCAGAATTTGACGGTCATTGTTGTAAAGtaaattgtaaaaatcATCCAAGGGGAACTGAGTATTAATTTTGCAGATCATCGAATGTAGATAAGAACCCATGTTGTTTCCATCAACGGTAAACAAGCCCAGGAGGAGATCATCGAGTAATGAATTGTTATTACGATGAAATCTGCGAGGGTGATCACTAGTGGGTATGTTTTCTTGTGCATCACCACCACTCCCTAAAGAAATCGAAGTCAAATGTGAAGAAATGGATAAAGCATTCTTTTGATGTCTCGGTGCAGCAGCTTGTGCAGTCGCAGCTGCAATTGGTACTGGTACCGGGGTAGGTGCAGTTGTCACCACTGATGCAGGTATCGATGGTGGACCAGATGTAATGGAAGAAGCTTGTATTGAAGGCTGAAGTGATCCACCCGAGAATATAGGTTGTTGAGGAGGATATTGCTTATTGCCACCAGTGGCCGGATTAATATTGTATGatgcttgttgttgtgggtTGGAATAATTGGTATCAATTGTAGGATATGCTGGCGAAAGTTGTGATAATGCTGGGTTGAATGCAAAAGATCCGCCAATTAATGGGTTTTGAGAAGAACTTTGTTGATACGGACGTTGATAGTTGGTATCAGTGTAGTAAGGTTGCTGTGAGGGGTTTGGTATAGATCGTACTTGccgttgttgttgttgttgttgtcgttgttgttgtcgttGCTGTTGGTGGTAGTACGTTGGCTGATTTGGTGAACTTTGATATGGACCACCCTGTTGATAGTTGAAACTTGTAGATGTTGCAGATGGTGGAGCAGGTGGAGACGCTAGTGGGTGCTCAATATGTCTATCATATCCAGTAGAAGCAACACGTCTGCTAGAAGATCCTTGAGgttgtgcttgtgcttgCTCCCGTGTCTGTGCCTGTGTCTGTGCCTGCGCCTGTGCTAGTGTTTGTCCCACTACATGCCCTTGAAACTCTTGATTATATAAATATTGACCACGTTGCTGTTGCAGACCCTGACGAAAACCAACATTTGTAGGAAGAGGTTGTGATTCATAAGCATAATTATACACGTCTTGTTCTTCTAATCTATTTGTGTGGGTTGGGAAACTACCCTGAGTGATTAAGGACGATGGATCTAGATTAGTAtatgacgatgatgaaggtTGAGGTTgcggttgttgttgaacaGGTATGTTAAACGCAGGAAGCTGTGGTTGTGTATCCTGTTTATCCTCCACAAAATGAAATCCACCTGGGTTCAATATAGATGATTTCTGCCGTTTATGGGGTGGTTTGTTCGGTGGCATAATTTGGCTTGAGGTGACATAAAAGTAGCTAtatggtgatgaagattatAGGTTTGAAGATTGTGTTAATGTAAGCTGCTTGGTTCTTCTGAGCTATTAGGAAGAACGGCTGATACTGTATGTTTATGTTGGTTCGTGGATAATGTGCAACGTGTTAGTTGACGTAATTATTGCTGACTACAATGATGGCAGTACAATAATTTCGAGTTCTCACTTTGGTACCATCCAATGTAACCTCGATAACAAGGCCTTTTTCGATTCAAAATCTGGTCTGTAGATAACccacaaaatcaaaagatatatttggaatatttttggaatatttttggaatattatttgaaaactcGAAGATAGATATATTCAAGTTTATGCTCCGATTGAGTAATGATACTAAGATGTAGCTGATAATACGATTAAGTAGTGAGGTTGAAAAGTAATGTATAATATGTCTCGATGACTAGTATAGTGGAACCTGTATGCTTCGTTGGGGCGAtagatttgatttgttttgaccaattgttgaattgatgtGTCCTTTCACTACTACCTATCACTTGCGATCTCTTTAATGACTTGTCAAGTAGTGTGGATAGGTCTTGTAGGTTATGTATACCCAGATAATTCTTCTAGTCTTGTGATGCGTTTCTCTGCAGGAAAAAATTGGGCCACAACAGAAATGATCTATAAGTTGGTTGGAAATCTGATGGATATTGTATCAACTGTAAGTCCTGGCGATGGTCCTTTCAAGTGAGGAGAAGCAACTTCTAAGAAATCAACTCGTGGCACTTATACCTTTGATACAAAGCGACATTTGAGTTTATTAAAGAATGCTGTCTAGTCTTTTATAGgattctctttctctctctctaAAATGATCAAACACAAGTTACACAAACgaaaaaatgtaaacaaatgaaaaaaattataaataaaataaaataaaataaaataaaaaataaaaaattcGCTTAGTTATGTGTaactttattcaaaaacCTATGCCTATTCATTATTAGTATGGTATAATATGAAATAGAATCAACAACTGTATGAGAAATAGAACGTTAACTGGCATGTTAACGAAGATTCATCAGACTTcagaaattcaaaaaatgtGCGTACTAGCATTTATtattgcaattgatgaagtaaGATACCAGTAATctaaaacaacaagatcTATAAAGTAAAACTGcttttgttattgataCGATTGTTGCCAGGGCAACAGAAACAAAAGGTGTGTGTGTAAATGTTGTTATTCAAACAATGCCAAAATGTAATTACCAAAGAGGATCTTCAGTAGATCCTTTTCAATGACTGTTTTTTGGTTTACATTACAACTTATAAAGTCATCATCACAACCAACCACACGTTCCAACCCGAGTTTATCCTTTTTTTCCCTTCTGTTTTTACCCTTGAGCCGCAATCTGCAACTAGTTGCATAGCCAGTGTAAGAAGTTACTATCTACATACTCCGAGGGCAAAGAGTGGCGCTATTGATACGTGTATCCATGGGAGTTTAGATGCGCACATGATAAATTTATTTATACTTGAATACCAAAACGCATACATATCTTATACGTTTAAGCTTGTTATTTTCTACTGTTTTGTACACGCCCCCTCCTTATTCTTGAATTGTGTAGAGCTTATTGTGGACGAATTACCTTAGCTTGCGTAGCCCCTATGTACCGAGGATCATTGTTCCTCGTACCTATCAACTCATaaccaagaaaaagaagaaacccAACAAAAGAATAGGCGGCCAGCGTATCTCATGAAGCTCTTCTAACTATGGTATAGAGTAGTTTCATCTAGATATCCCCACCGTATGTGAGTTCTATAATTCCTAGACTCCTCTACAAACTCActtcaaaacaaagtaaCAGTACTCGTACTTTTTCTGTCAAATGAAATCGAATGCGCGTGTGTATAGTGCGTAGTGTGTAGTGAGTAGTGAGTACTGTATACCATAATCATctcaattgtaaacaaatACACAAAAGCTCATACATCACAAGAACACAAGAACACAAGAACACAATACATACATTCCATTCCAATACAAATATCCAATATACTCAATACCAAGCTACTATTACACCAAACTCAAATGAATACTAACCAATTTATAAGCTGAACTATCAAACCGTTCTATtcacaaaagaaagaataTCCCATCTTTTGTGTTACTTGTGCTTGACTCCATAATTTCACTGGAGATAGAGATAATGAATGTGAAAGGAATGTTTGGAAAAGGCTTTGCAATTTTCTCTTGTATTGTATAAGATAAAAATCATatttcattgtttttgtCCTGGCATCGCATATCATCTCATGTCTTCGTTTTTATGCCGCTTGTCTCCCTACCTCGCATCGAATTCGCATCACTTCGTAAATTATGATGAAcgatttgaaatcaactATTTTTTAATAAATTACTCTCTATTCCAAGAGCTACTTTCGTATAGCTAGGACACTAAATACAATAATGTGATGATAAGAACAGCATCGTAAAAAAAACCTATGAAAGGTGAACTTTGaagcaaattgaaaaatctcCATTAATATCGTGTCGCG
The Candida orthopsilosis Co 90-125, chromosome 5 draft sequence genome window above contains:
- a CDS encoding Rfx2 transcriptional repressor, yielding MPPNKPPHKRQKSSILNPGGFHFVEDKQDTQPQLPAFNIPVQQQPQPQPSSSSYTNLDPSSLITQGSFPTHTNRLEEQDVYNYAYESQPLPTNVGFRQGSQQQRGQYLYNQEFQGHVVGQTLAQAQAQTQAQTREQAQAQPQGSSSRRVASTGYDRHIEHPLASPPAPPSATSTSFNYQQGGPYQSSPNQPTYYHQQQRQQQRQQQQQQRQVRSIPNPSQQPYYTDTNYQRPYQQSSSQNPLIGGSFAFNPALSQLSPAYPTIDTNYSNPQQQASYNINPATGGNKQYPPQQPIFSGGSLQPSIQASSITSGPPSIPASVVTTAPTPVPVPIAAATAQAAAPRHQKNALSISSHLTSISLGSGGDAQENIPTSDHPRRFHRNNNSLLDDLLSGLFTVDGNNMGSYLHSMICKINTQFPLDDFYNLLYNNDRQISLNAANFNYNQKIDKTPIALHSHDSAASIMNQVLEVFKNPAILVDFIPNHDDDDGSNKLFSINYHELLRTFLAIKILNDMMIEVPSNMAEDPSTYSIPRLSIFKTYFIICQKLITRYPSSSNTANEQQKLILGQSKLGKLIKMVYPNLPIKRLGSRGESRYHYLGVVWNEHIIDNNIKQLCDQHDLTKLNEMFSEGNVESNELLFAEGLPTDAHSQIRAISTGVTTRRQGRKRSRSSAKEKQMVGSRGSDAHSSQTVSPPQMSFVKMDLMFPLESNFTVLSDEGRENWFTKLLTDIYSKALVIDRNLIKFILLTNSNLTEKSNLLNSLLKSVFNPLVIQEQTIINLDLHLYAIIILEVLPYLLLIKSSADINMVTNLRLNLLHLINNIPQEILKLNSSLFPLENVSKFLNLVKKLINLNDLLITFIKLLNKQELNSMMARDIENFLDVKSTDFSVQEGDDYLGNLMSGVGGDGASSLTNVGDGRFNFKNDILSNDLIQTLVGFRYDPNTASDLKRLISVNSINEEVALLDEFFKIDLLKFLTGEYGEKTQPLESSSLLRAQEVGTIVGESVPSAPLQSSTQPLQNVAQLVTPIGQPIDAKEPPSSSNTNTVLNPHELTKLKSLLALIDTKSLSQHIKSKYPIQLYNNFITFILNDILKHIFLKQQQQQQQRSQVESMEEGSSSTQNRVSLNPNSSENSFGSWWVFNSIIQEYLSLLGEIVGLKDLILK